GATGGTCGCGGACCCCGCCAAGAGGACGCCGATTGGGATCGCAACCAGGAGATTGAACGTGTTACTCCCGAGGACGTTCGTGAGGCTCGTGACGCTGTCGTCGTTTTGGGCGGCGCGAACGCTGACGAACGCGTCGGGGAGGCTCGTTCCGGCGGCGATAACGGTCAACCCCAACAGGAAACTCGACGCCCCAAAGATTGCCCCCAGTGAGAGAGCAGCACGGACGATGCCCTCGACGCCGACGGCGATGATGACCAGAGCTACCGCAAGCATTCCCCACTCTCGGGCCGGACGCACGTCGAGAGAATCGTCAGCGACGTGTTCGCTGGCGTCCTGCTGGTGGAGAAAGACGTAAATTCCGTACGTAGCAAGCGGGAGCAGCGCCAGCGTGGGTGTCAGTATCGCGGCACGATTCGTCCCCCCAGGGACGTACGTCGCACCGAGTGCGAACATGATGAACAGGACGAGAACGCTGATGATGTAAAACTGCGCGTCTTTGTGAACGATGTCACGGGTCGCTCCCAATTCCTCGCTGGCGAGGGCTGAGAGTGCCGGAATAACCAGGAGATTGAAAATGGCACTGCCGACGATCGCACCGACGCCGAGGGAGAACTCGCCATGGACGAGCGTACTAATGACGATGGAACTGATTTCGGGAAAACTTGACCCGACGGCAACGACGATGGCGCCATGGACGGCGACAGGCAGCCCGTAGTATTTGCTGAGCCGTTCTGCGGCCTGCTCGAAGTATATGCTGCCCTTCCAGATAACGAGTGTTGCGATAACTACGAGAACGAGGGTGACGAGCAGTCCCACCATCGGGTATCGGTTGCCACTACGCGGTGAAAGGTGTGTCTCCTTCGAACGGAACTCAATGAGCCAAATATTGTCCTCACTGCAGTTCTTCCGGTCGAATCGGAATCACTTGCTGGTCGAATGCCCTCTCTGAACTCAGAAGACCGGAATCTAACAGGAACTTGGGAACTAATCGGTGATGGATACGTCCTCTATATTCAGCAGGTGGCTTTTGGCATAGTTCGGATAGATCGATAGCCGCTTCGGTAACTGCTTGTCCTGTACTTACCGTTCACTACGGAGTCCAATGGCCCTGTGATCGATTCTGTGGCACGCTCGGTTAGAGTTGATGTGGGTATCAGTAGGTTCACTACGTTCTGGTCGAGTGAGAGGACTCACTTCTTCCAAGAGCTCCGTTGCTGTCTCGATCGTTTCTGTCTGCGTCAGTCAGCTGATCACCCTCGAGATTGTTGAGTTTGCTGAGTGCATGATACAGTCTGGATCTGGTGTGTTGCGTGGATCCATTGGATGCGCCTCAGCCGATTGCGGCGCAGACGAACAGAACACGACAGCACGGCGACCGTTTCCGTTAACCAACATCCACGCTGCACCATCGTCGTCTGTTGGTTAAGACATGGCGCGAAGCAAGTCATTCTGGGCTCGGCCCATAGCGCGGCGTCCCGCAGATCTGGCACTTCCAGATTGCGTGGCCGGTCCAGGTTTCGTCGGGAACCGATTCATGATCGCTGAATCGATGATCGGTTGTGCGTCCGCACTGGTGACACTCGAGGCGTTCTTTGGTTGGAAGGGGACTGTCCTGACGCTCAGGGTCACGTTCTTGAGGTGCCTGCTGGAGGGCAATTGCAGGAACTAGCCACGCATCATCACCGGCGTTGTCGAGCAGCGTCGCAAGTCGCTGCTCGTCGTGAATACCGGATCCACTCTCGTCGTAGAGATACGTTGTTGGTCCGAAGTCGCTATCCACCGGTGATTGGTCAGTCCACGCTGTTCGATCGCGGGCTGCCGCGAGAAGTTGCTCACCATCGGTGGATGTAATTCGTACTGCAGCAGGAAGCATGGGCCACTGGTCGGTCAATTGGGCTGCAGGCTCGTCCTCGAGATCATAGATGATCGTGCAGTCGTCGACCGTTGATTCCGTCACACTCGAGGCAAGGAGCGTCGCAGCGGCCCCACCTTTCGCGACGGCGCCGTAGAACGTCGACGACTCGACCAGCATGTGGACGACGCCGAGGAGTGTCCACTCTGGTGCTGGTGCGTCTGTCTCAGAAGAGGAGTTCTCGAGATGATTGGTGAGACAGAACAGACATTTCGTCTGGTCAGCTGGGATCGGTGCGCCACAGGATCGACACTCGGTATCCGTTTCCGCTGGTGTGTCTGGATATCCAGTCGTCGCCGTCGCAACCCGCTGTCGATCAGGCTCACCGTCGTTACACTCGCTGAGTGTCTCATCTGGAACATCCGACGCTTCACCGGTCGGACGAAGTTCCTCAAAATCAGAATATCGATCAGTCATTGATTAGGTTGTGGATCGTGTTTTCTTGTGTCTCGATGCAGGTTCCAGTTCGATAGAGAAGAGCTAGCAATAGAATTACTTAGAAGCTACTGGTCGCGGAGTCCTGCTTCTCGAGCGTCACGATTGGTGGAACAATGGATACACGCTGGGAGATTCCCATCAACAGCGAAAACCCGGTAGTAGCTCTCAGTGACATGAGAGCCACAGCCATCACATTCTGGCATTGTCAAAATTCTTGTTATCCCTTCGGTAAATCTCTTGCTTCAATACTTGTGTGAATTTGGCTAATAGCATGCGATCTACGCG
Above is a genomic segment from Natronorubrum aibiense containing:
- a CDS encoding sodium:calcium antiporter gives rise to the protein MVGLLVTLVLVVIATLVIWKGSIYFEQAAERLSKYYGLPVAVHGAIVVAVGSSFPEISSIVISTLVHGEFSLGVGAIVGSAIFNLLVIPALSALASEELGATRDIVHKDAQFYIISVLVLFIMFALGATYVPGGTNRAAILTPTLALLPLATYGIYVFLHQQDASEHVADDSLDVRPAREWGMLAVALVIIAVGVEGIVRAALSLGAIFGASSFLLGLTVIAAGTSLPDAFVSVRAAQNDDSVTSLTNVLGSNTFNLLVAIPIGVLLAGSATINFLAAIPTMGFLAFATLVFVVFTRTDLELTDHEAYGFLCLYGLFLLWMILESMGIIETVRGI
- a CDS encoding biosurfactant protein 1 produces the protein MTDRYSDFEELRPTGEASDVPDETLSECNDGEPDRQRVATATTGYPDTPAETDTECRSCGAPIPADQTKCLFCLTNHLENSSSETDAPAPEWTLLGVVHMLVESSTFYGAVAKGGAAATLLASSVTESTVDDCTIIYDLEDEPAAQLTDQWPMLPAAVRITSTDGEQLLAAARDRTAWTDQSPVDSDFGPTTYLYDESGSGIHDEQRLATLLDNAGDDAWLVPAIALQQAPQERDPERQDSPLPTKERLECHQCGRTTDHRFSDHESVPDETWTGHAIWKCQICGTPRYGPSPE
- a CDS encoding DUF7563 family protein: MPECDGCGSHVTESYYRVFAVDGNLPACIHCSTNRDAREAGLRDQ